A single Paenibacillus kribbensis DNA region contains:
- a CDS encoding aldo/keto reductase, translated as MEYSYLGKSGLKVSRLCLGTMNFGPETEEKEAFKIMDAALDAGINFFDTANVYGRDRKGWTEEIIGRWFQQGGGRREKVVLATKVYGDMKNENDGPNAGSGLSAYKIRRHLDASLKRLQTDHIELYQMHHIDRNVSWDELWGVFESVVDRGQVDYIGSSNFAGWHIAVAQAEAKARRFLGLVSEQHLYNLNERSAELEVLPAAQALGLGVIPWSPLAGGLLGRNALAGTGSRSARAKEKVEQNRAKLEQFAALSRELGEKEDVIALAWVLSHPAVTAPIIGPRTLEQLEDALRVPEVKLTDDVLARLNEIFPGPGKPAPEAYAW; from the coding sequence GTGGAGTATTCATACTTGGGCAAGTCAGGCTTGAAGGTTAGTCGGTTATGTCTGGGCACGATGAATTTCGGACCGGAAACCGAAGAAAAGGAAGCGTTTAAAATCATGGATGCCGCGTTGGATGCGGGCATTAACTTCTTTGATACAGCCAATGTATATGGGCGTGACCGCAAAGGCTGGACAGAGGAAATTATCGGGCGCTGGTTCCAGCAGGGTGGCGGAAGACGTGAGAAGGTTGTGCTGGCGACAAAGGTATACGGGGACATGAAAAATGAAAATGACGGACCAAACGCAGGATCAGGCTTGTCTGCTTACAAAATTCGCCGTCATCTGGATGCTTCTCTGAAACGCTTGCAAACCGATCATATCGAGCTGTATCAAATGCACCACATTGACCGGAACGTCTCATGGGATGAACTGTGGGGTGTGTTCGAATCCGTTGTGGATCGGGGACAAGTGGATTATATCGGCTCCAGTAACTTTGCGGGCTGGCACATCGCTGTAGCGCAGGCCGAAGCGAAGGCAAGACGTTTTCTCGGTCTTGTATCTGAGCAGCATCTGTACAATCTGAATGAACGTTCTGCCGAGCTGGAAGTATTGCCGGCAGCTCAAGCATTGGGACTGGGTGTGATCCCTTGGAGCCCGTTGGCAGGTGGACTGCTGGGACGTAATGCATTGGCAGGTACAGGCTCCCGTAGTGCACGGGCCAAGGAAAAGGTGGAACAGAACCGTGCCAAGCTAGAGCAATTTGCAGCATTGTCCCGCGAGCTGGGCGAGAAGGAGGACGTGATAGCACTGGCTTGGGTGCTGTCCCACCCGGCTGTAACCGCTCCAATTATCGGTCCGCGGACCTTGGAACAGCTGGAAGATGCTTTGCGGGTGCCTGAGGTCAAATTGACTGACGATGTGCTTGCCAGGCTGAACGAGATTTTCCCCGGCCCGGGCAAACCTGCGCCGGAAGCTTACGCTTGGTAA
- the glgD gene encoding glucose-1-phosphate adenylyltransferase subunit GlgD, with protein MSRLIGVINLDHELDQLKELTYFRCGAAVPFASRYRLIDFTLSNMMHAGVYDIALFVRRKYRSLLDHLGEGRPWDLDRRRGGLFILPPDWNDPTDGSRGDLQHVHNNLDFFHRSAGQVIVHAGTQHVNKVDIEDVYRYHREKNADVTLVYKVIEQLEAEHAPCVRLEIAEDGRVTGIHQEQDHHNIYLEMFVIDKSLYLDQVKHCIAHQDNHFFRDAIQKNPSGLRIFAYPYEGYHAVINSIESYYKNSMRLLDQQQYQALFQDQPVHTKIKYEAPTRFTHSAEVEHSLVANGCMIGGKVENSILFRGVRIEAGAWVSNSIIMQKCTIRKGAIVQNVILDKDVELSPERTLIGDIRAPYVIAKNSVI; from the coding sequence ATGAGCCGACTCATTGGAGTTATCAACCTGGATCACGAACTGGATCAGTTGAAGGAGCTGACCTATTTCCGGTGCGGGGCCGCAGTTCCCTTTGCCAGTCGATATCGGCTCATTGATTTTACCTTATCCAACATGATGCATGCAGGGGTGTATGATATTGCACTGTTCGTTCGTCGCAAATACCGTTCGCTGCTGGATCATCTGGGTGAAGGACGGCCCTGGGATTTGGACCGCAGACGAGGCGGGCTGTTTATTTTGCCGCCAGACTGGAATGATCCGACGGATGGTTCACGCGGGGATTTGCAGCATGTGCACAACAACCTGGATTTTTTTCATCGGTCAGCAGGGCAAGTTATTGTACACGCAGGAACGCAGCATGTGAACAAGGTAGATATTGAGGATGTATACCGTTATCATCGCGAAAAGAATGCAGACGTTACTCTCGTCTACAAAGTGATAGAGCAGCTAGAAGCTGAGCATGCGCCTTGTGTACGGCTGGAGATTGCCGAGGACGGGCGAGTGACCGGTATTCATCAGGAGCAGGATCATCATAATATTTATCTGGAAATGTTCGTAATAGACAAAAGCTTGTATCTGGATCAGGTGAAGCATTGCATTGCCCATCAGGATAACCATTTCTTCCGGGATGCGATTCAGAAAAATCCAAGCGGACTACGTATTTTCGCATATCCTTATGAAGGGTATCATGCGGTCATTAATTCCATCGAGAGTTACTATAAAAATAGCATGAGGCTGCTGGATCAGCAGCAATATCAAGCGCTGTTCCAGGATCAGCCGGTGCATACGAAAATCAAGTACGAAGCCCCGACCCGCTTCACTCACAGCGCCGAGGTGGAGCATTCGCTTGTCGCCAATGGCTGCATGATTGGGGGCAAGGTTGAGAATAGCATTCTTTTTCGCGGGGTACGGATAGAGGCGGGCGCGTGGGTAAGCAACTCGATCATTATGCAAAAATGCACGATTCGTAAAGGCGCCATTGTCCAGAATGTGATTTTGGATAAGGATGTGGAGCTTTCACCGGAACGGACTTTGATTGGAGACATTAGGGCTCCCTATGTCATTGCCAAGAACAGCGTCATTTAA
- a CDS encoding YhgE/Pip domain-containing protein, giving the protein MRKIWHIYLTDWRNVFKVSTGTLLVIGIILLPSVYAWVNLKAMWDPYANTSGIKIAVTSQDQGAEVNGKKINIGDEVLHNLHNNKKLGWTFVNEAEARRGVLNGDYYASLLIPKDFSKKITSVLTENPQKPEIDYAVNEKINAVAPKITSSGATSLTNQISQNFIETASQAVLTKLKEAGVKLEEELPTIRNIENRVLELNNRLPDIDRLGKQAIELEQNLPKIKAQGQKIIALKEKIPEINRAGELVLKIDKNLPELDKVAAVILDIQKRLPDIQKAGDRIVELDQNFGKVESALATALEDTQTALKVIHAAQKALPEVQKIADTGKDFTSGLLDFLNKNEGALDSIGTLVKEDLQLVQQIANEVSEITGIIRGVDFDPKAAQAAVNRVSGRLATAVGVLDHISQLLNRVNGYLPSQPLNSLISRVGGLKDRLGRLNSTVTSIGDAIQRGEKPAQNLLDDADRLAGEVSSGIDSILSNYDTEYAPAIQKALDQIKTVARNSANVLNTAQEQLPNMEKILNDAQAAAEFGQQELARLQQDLPQYRQKLHEAAITIQGRMGEFTTAVNKAADFVNNDLPAVKGKIHQAAEFVRNDLPKAEQQFVKMADLIENKFPEAEKAVHQVANFVRTDLPAAEDSIRHAADTIRKLRGENALGRAIALLKGDVKKESDFLGSPVLLKQERIYPIPNYGSAMSPFYTTLSIWVGAMLLVSMFRVDVEDPEGQYKSYQVYFGRLMTFSTIGIFQALSVSLGDLYLLGAYVDAKVAFVLSSMLISLVFTAMTYTLVSVFGNIGKGLAVILLVLQFSSSGGTFPIATSTPFFQALNPFVPFTYAVSLLRETVGGMLPSTVTRDVVMLFVFIGVCFLFGLVLKKPLSKYTKKMAERAKETKLIP; this is encoded by the coding sequence TTGCGGAAGATTTGGCACATCTACTTGACGGACTGGAGAAATGTATTCAAAGTATCGACCGGGACTTTATTAGTTATTGGCATTATTCTTTTGCCCTCCGTCTATGCATGGGTAAATTTGAAAGCGATGTGGGACCCGTACGCGAATACATCGGGTATTAAAATTGCAGTAACGAGCCAGGACCAGGGTGCTGAGGTCAACGGGAAAAAAATCAATATCGGGGACGAGGTTTTGCATAACCTTCACAATAACAAGAAGCTGGGCTGGACGTTTGTGAATGAAGCAGAGGCGCGAAGAGGTGTGCTGAACGGTGATTATTATGCCAGCCTGCTCATCCCCAAGGATTTTTCGAAGAAAATTACGAGCGTGCTTACGGAAAATCCGCAAAAGCCGGAGATTGATTACGCGGTAAACGAAAAAATCAATGCGGTGGCTCCGAAAATTACCTCCTCGGGGGCCACCTCTCTGACGAACCAGATTAGCCAAAACTTTATTGAAACAGCCAGTCAGGCTGTGTTGACGAAGCTAAAGGAAGCCGGGGTGAAGCTGGAAGAGGAGTTGCCTACCATTCGCAACATTGAGAACCGGGTGCTGGAGCTGAACAATCGTCTGCCGGATATCGATAGGTTAGGTAAACAGGCGATTGAACTGGAGCAAAATTTGCCTAAAATCAAGGCGCAGGGGCAAAAGATCATTGCCCTGAAGGAGAAAATTCCTGAAATTAACCGCGCTGGCGAGCTGGTGCTTAAAATTGACAAAAACCTGCCTGAGCTGGATAAGGTAGCAGCGGTTATTCTGGATATCCAAAAAAGGCTGCCGGACATTCAAAAGGCCGGAGACCGGATTGTCGAGCTGGATCAAAACTTTGGCAAGGTGGAAAGCGCGTTGGCCACTGCCTTGGAGGACACACAAACGGCTCTTAAGGTCATTCATGCTGCACAGAAAGCACTGCCGGAAGTGCAGAAGATCGCGGATACAGGCAAGGATTTTACAAGTGGCTTACTTGATTTTCTGAACAAAAACGAGGGTGCACTCGACTCCATTGGAACGCTGGTCAAAGAGGACTTGCAGCTGGTTCAGCAAATTGCGAATGAAGTTTCCGAGATTACAGGCATCATTCGTGGGGTGGATTTTGATCCTAAAGCAGCACAGGCTGCGGTGAATCGGGTTAGCGGAAGACTGGCGACTGCTGTGGGGGTGCTGGATCATATTTCCCAGCTGCTGAACCGTGTGAACGGATATTTGCCGAGTCAGCCTCTGAATTCGCTCATTTCCCGTGTAGGCGGGCTGAAGGATCGTCTTGGCCGCTTGAACAGCACCGTGACAAGCATTGGAGATGCCATACAGCGTGGCGAGAAGCCTGCACAAAATTTGCTGGATGACGCAGACCGCCTGGCCGGAGAGGTTAGCAGCGGAATTGACAGCATTTTGAGCAATTATGATACGGAGTATGCGCCCGCCATTCAAAAGGCGCTGGATCAAATCAAAACCGTTGCGCGCAATTCCGCCAATGTGCTGAATACCGCTCAAGAGCAGCTGCCGAATATGGAAAAGATATTAAATGATGCACAGGCTGCTGCAGAATTCGGTCAGCAAGAGCTGGCTCGTCTCCAGCAGGATTTGCCGCAATATCGTCAGAAGCTGCATGAAGCGGCTATAACGATTCAGGGACGCATGGGCGAGTTCACAACTGCTGTCAACAAAGCGGCAGACTTTGTAAATAACGATTTGCCTGCGGTTAAAGGTAAAATCCATCAGGCAGCGGAATTTGTACGCAATGATTTGCCGAAGGCGGAACAACAGTTTGTCAAAATGGCTGACCTGATTGAAAACAAGTTCCCCGAGGCAGAAAAAGCGGTACATCAAGTCGCTAATTTTGTGAGAACAGATCTTCCAGCTGCCGAGGATTCCATACGTCACGCGGCAGACACGATTCGTAAACTGAGAGGCGAAAATGCACTGGGACGAGCCATTGCGTTGCTCAAGGGGGATGTGAAGAAGGAAAGCGATTTTCTCGGCAGTCCGGTATTGCTGAAGCAGGAGCGAATATACCCGATCCCGAACTATGGCTCTGCGATGTCCCCTTTTTACACGACATTATCGATCTGGGTGGGTGCGATGCTGCTGGTCTCGATGTTCAGGGTAGATGTGGAGGACCCGGAAGGCCAATATAAAAGCTACCAGGTGTATTTCGGACGACTTATGACGTTCTCTACGATTGGTATATTTCAGGCGCTGAGCGTGTCCCTCGGTGATTTGTACCTGCTCGGGGCGTATGTGGATGCCAAAGTAGCATTTGTATTGTCGTCTATGCTGATCAGTCTGGTGTTTACGGCCATGACCTATACATTGGTTTCTGTGTTCGGCAATATCGGCAAGGGTTTGGCGGTTATCCTGCTGGTGCTTCAATTTTCCAGTTCAGGCGGAACATTCCCGATTGCAACGAGCACACCCTTCTTTCAGGCGCTGAATCCGTTCGTCCCATTTACCTATGCGGTTAGTCTGCTACGGGAAACGGTAGGAGGGATGCTGCCTTCAACGGTAACACGAGATGTAGTGATGCTGTTTGTATTTATCGGAGTGTGCTTCCTGTTTGGATTGGTGCTTAAGAAGCCGCTCAGCAAGTATACGAAAAAAATGGCCGAGCGCGCGAAAGAAACGAAATTGATTCCTTGA
- a CDS encoding DUF2062 domain-containing protein — MFQNIWRAIRLNFIKLLRAPGGVKKISLGFAIGFGLEMIVISTASLIYLVFYPIVRLSGGSMPAAIVGNVVGKLTFLPIVLMPFAKQLGAWIYPSHYPVHVRGGRLHEHSFMELFHGNWSVFRDLLHGGLHILIGMSIFGVVLGIISYFVIQVLYNRSLHKRLEKRKLRHGTAFSAARLLKNG, encoded by the coding sequence ATGTTCCAAAATATATGGCGGGCGATTCGTCTGAATTTTATCAAGCTGTTGCGTGCACCTGGTGGCGTCAAAAAAATCTCCTTGGGCTTTGCCATTGGCTTCGGGCTGGAGATGATTGTGATTTCCACGGCATCTCTGATTTACCTTGTGTTTTATCCCATTGTTCGGCTGTCCGGCGGTTCGATGCCTGCGGCCATCGTGGGCAATGTAGTAGGCAAGCTGACCTTTTTACCGATTGTGCTGATGCCGTTCGCCAAGCAGCTTGGGGCCTGGATTTACCCATCTCATTATCCGGTACACGTCAGAGGCGGTCGACTTCACGAGCATTCTTTTATGGAGCTGTTTCATGGCAACTGGTCTGTATTCAGAGACTTGCTGCACGGAGGGCTGCACATTCTGATCGGAATGTCGATTTTCGGTGTGGTACTAGGCATTATCTCGTATTTTGTCATTCAGGTCTTGTATAACCGTTCACTGCACAAACGGCTGGAGAAACGGAAATTGCGTCATGGTACAGCCTTTTCGGCGGCTAGATTGCTAAAAAATGGATAA
- a CDS encoding GTP-binding protein, whose translation MNKKAIPVTVLSGYLGAGKTTILNHVLNNRDGMKVAVIVNDMSEVNIDAELVKKEGGLSRTEEKLVELSNGCICCTLREDLLLEVKKLAEQGEFDYILIESTGISEPVPIAQTFTYTDEATGIDLSSLAKLDCMVTVVDANRFWHDFESGETLLDRRQATGEDDMRDVSDLLIDQIETCDVLILNKCDLVQPAELDKLEGVLRKLQPEAKIIRTTKGQVAPSDILNTGLFDFDKASQSAGWIRELELDSHTPETDEYGIHSFVYRRRRPFHPARLAEFMSYWPQEVVRAKGLVWIATPQDWAASISQAGPSIQFGPAGSWLAALSEEERQEIVAADPEALDNWDEQWGDRMNEIVMIGIGMEQSDLEEELDQCLLNDTEMNMDWSDFENPLPWPDGQ comes from the coding sequence ATGAATAAAAAAGCAATACCGGTAACTGTGCTGAGCGGATATTTGGGTGCAGGGAAAACGACGATTTTGAATCATGTATTAAACAATCGGGACGGAATGAAAGTGGCGGTGATCGTTAATGACATGAGTGAAGTAAATATAGATGCCGAATTGGTTAAAAAAGAAGGAGGCTTGTCCAGAACTGAAGAAAAACTGGTGGAGCTGTCCAATGGCTGTATATGCTGTACATTGCGTGAGGATTTATTGCTGGAGGTCAAGAAACTGGCCGAACAGGGCGAATTTGATTATATTTTAATTGAATCGACAGGAATTAGTGAGCCTGTGCCCATCGCTCAAACCTTTACGTACACCGATGAAGCAACGGGCATTGATTTATCCTCCTTGGCAAAACTGGATTGCATGGTGACCGTGGTCGATGCAAACCGCTTCTGGCATGATTTTGAATCAGGGGAAACACTGCTGGATCGTAGGCAGGCTACTGGAGAAGACGACATGCGTGATGTCTCAGATCTGCTAATTGACCAGATTGAAACGTGTGATGTACTCATTCTGAATAAATGCGATCTGGTTCAGCCTGCCGAGCTGGACAAGCTGGAGGGTGTGCTGCGCAAATTACAGCCTGAAGCCAAAATCATTCGTACTACTAAGGGACAGGTCGCTCCTTCGGACATTTTGAATACAGGGCTTTTTGATTTTGACAAGGCCAGTCAATCGGCTGGGTGGATTCGAGAGCTGGAGCTGGATAGTCATACCCCGGAAACGGACGAATATGGTATTCACTCCTTTGTGTATCGCCGCAGAAGACCGTTTCATCCTGCCAGACTGGCTGAATTTATGAGCTATTGGCCGCAGGAGGTCGTGCGCGCCAAAGGTTTGGTCTGGATTGCGACACCTCAGGATTGGGCAGCGAGTATTAGCCAGGCAGGCCCATCCATTCAGTTTGGACCGGCGGGAAGCTGGCTTGCCGCGTTGTCGGAAGAAGAACGGCAGGAGATCGTCGCAGCCGACCCAGAAGCTCTGGACAATTGGGACGAGCAATGGGGGGATCGCATGAACGAAATCGTCATGATCGGTATCGGAATGGAGCAATCGGACCTGGAAGAGGAACTGGATCAATGTCTGCTGAACGATACGGAGATGAACATGGATTGGTCTGATTTTGAAAATCCTCTGCCGTGGCCAGACGGGCAATAA
- a CDS encoding glycogen/starch/alpha-glucan phosphorylase — protein sequence MFSNKEAFKQAFREQLVGRLGKPMQEAQAEDVYKVLGGMIREQVGKKWAETNQAYKEGQEKQVYYFSLEFLIGRLLGSNLLNLGVLDMVRQALGELGWDLEEIEEQEADAGLGNGGLGRLAACFMDSLASLGYAGHGCGIRYKYGLFEQRIVDGNQVELPDYWLQKGNVWEERRPDKKVEVHFWGRVETREQDGCLLFETQDAETVWAVPYDIPLVGYGHAQVNTLRIWSAESALDPVRGPIRGEGGYYRFLDYNRSVESISAFLYPDDSNYEGKLLRLKQQYFLCSAGLQSILRTFEKLRLPYSQLPDKIALHINDTHPTLVIPELMRILMDVKGLGWDEAWDITTRTVSYTNHTILSEALEQWPVNMVRELLPRICLIIEEINKRYCAMLLERYPGQDIKIGQLAIIHGEQIRMAHLAIVGSYSVNGVAALHTQILKEREMKSFHELYPGRFNNKTNGIAHRRWLMHANPELASLYDETIGTRWRTRPRELIDLLRYSGNESFQERIQKIKRNNKIRLAEHVFEKHGVRLDTSSIFDVQVKRLHSYKRQLLNILHVMHLYNQLKNNSSLDMVPRTFIFGAKAAPGYFLAKQTIKLINNVADTINRDVDVRDKLKVVFLENYSVSLAELIIPAADVSEQISTAGKEASGTGNMKFMINGALTLGTLDGANVEMHEMVGDANMFIFGLKVDQIEAYVQDGQYSARKTANSDERLREVLDQLVNDAPFTRHEREFEAIYQSLIDHNDEYFVLKDFAAYVDTQVHVEQVYRNSSEWTRRAIVNMAHSGKFSSDCTIQQYAAEIWDIAPLETMPTGESCPKKAKQAE from the coding sequence TTGTTCAGCAATAAAGAAGCTTTTAAGCAGGCTTTTCGAGAGCAACTGGTCGGAAGGCTGGGCAAACCGATGCAGGAAGCTCAGGCGGAAGACGTATACAAGGTTTTGGGCGGTATGATCCGCGAACAGGTCGGCAAGAAATGGGCGGAAACGAATCAAGCCTATAAAGAAGGACAAGAGAAGCAGGTCTATTACTTTTCACTGGAGTTTTTGATAGGCCGTCTGCTGGGCAGTAATTTGCTGAATTTGGGTGTATTGGACATGGTTCGGCAAGCGCTGGGAGAACTGGGCTGGGACCTGGAAGAAATCGAAGAGCAGGAGGCAGACGCCGGGCTGGGAAATGGCGGTCTCGGTCGTCTGGCCGCTTGCTTCATGGATTCGCTGGCATCCCTCGGCTATGCAGGACATGGCTGCGGCATCCGATATAAGTACGGTCTGTTTGAGCAGCGTATTGTAGACGGAAATCAGGTGGAGCTGCCGGATTACTGGCTGCAAAAGGGCAATGTCTGGGAGGAGCGCCGTCCTGACAAGAAGGTCGAGGTTCACTTTTGGGGACGGGTGGAGACTCGTGAACAGGATGGCTGTCTCCTATTCGAGACTCAAGATGCCGAAACGGTCTGGGCCGTTCCGTATGATATTCCGCTGGTGGGCTATGGACACGCGCAGGTGAACACGCTGCGGATTTGGAGCGCGGAATCAGCGCTCGACCCCGTTCGAGGGCCGATTCGGGGCGAGGGTGGCTACTACCGCTTTCTCGACTATAACCGCTCGGTGGAGTCCATCTCGGCCTTCCTCTACCCGGATGATTCCAATTATGAGGGTAAGCTGCTTCGCTTGAAGCAGCAGTACTTTCTGTGCTCGGCCGGCTTGCAAAGTATTTTGCGTACGTTCGAGAAGCTTCGTTTACCGTACAGCCAGTTGCCTGACAAAATTGCGCTGCACATTAACGATACACATCCAACGCTGGTCATTCCCGAACTGATGCGAATTCTAATGGACGTAAAGGGCTTGGGCTGGGACGAAGCATGGGATATTACGACACGGACGGTTTCGTATACCAATCATACGATATTGAGCGAGGCCTTGGAGCAATGGCCTGTCAATATGGTGCGGGAGCTGCTTCCTCGAATTTGTTTAATCATTGAAGAGATTAACAAGCGTTATTGCGCTATGCTGCTGGAGCGTTATCCAGGTCAGGACATCAAAATTGGTCAGCTGGCGATTATTCACGGTGAACAAATCCGCATGGCCCATTTGGCTATCGTCGGCAGCTACAGCGTCAACGGGGTAGCGGCGTTGCACACACAAATTTTGAAGGAACGTGAAATGAAGTCGTTTCACGAGCTATACCCTGGTCGTTTTAACAATAAAACGAACGGAATTGCTCATCGTCGCTGGCTGATGCACGCGAACCCTGAGCTGGCAAGCTTGTATGATGAGACGATCGGTACACGTTGGCGAACACGTCCACGTGAGCTCATCGACCTGCTTCGTTACAGTGGGAACGAGTCGTTCCAAGAGCGGATTCAGAAGATTAAGCGAAATAATAAAATCAGGCTTGCCGAGCATGTGTTTGAGAAACACGGCGTTCGACTGGATACGTCCTCGATTTTTGATGTACAAGTCAAACGGCTGCATAGCTACAAGCGACAGTTGCTTAACATTTTGCATGTGATGCATCTGTATAACCAGCTCAAAAATAATTCTTCGCTGGATATGGTGCCACGCACGTTTATTTTCGGGGCTAAAGCAGCTCCGGGCTATTTTCTTGCCAAGCAGACAATTAAATTGATTAACAATGTGGCGGATACGATCAATCGGGATGTGGATGTCAGGGACAAGCTGAAAGTGGTTTTTCTCGAAAACTATTCAGTTTCGCTGGCGGAGCTGATTATTCCTGCAGCGGATGTCAGTGAGCAGATCTCTACGGCAGGCAAGGAAGCTTCAGGCACAGGAAATATGAAATTTATGATCAACGGTGCACTCACCCTGGGCACATTGGATGGAGCCAATGTTGAAATGCATGAGATGGTAGGCGATGCCAACATGTTCATTTTTGGCTTAAAGGTGGATCAGATTGAGGCGTATGTTCAGGACGGCCAGTATTCAGCGCGTAAAACAGCCAACAGTGACGAAAGACTGCGCGAAGTGCTGGATCAACTGGTAAACGATGCTCCTTTTACACGGCATGAACGAGAATTTGAGGCCATTTATCAATCCCTGATTGATCATAATGATGAATACTTTGTGCTCAAGGACTTCGCAGCCTATGTGGATACCCAGGTTCATGTGGAGCAAGTGTACCGGAATTCGTCCGAGTGGACGCGGCGTGCTATTGTGAATATGGCCCACTCCGGCAAATTTTCCAGTGATTGCACAATTCAGCAGTACGCAGCGGAAATTTGGGATATTGCACCTCTCGAAACGATGCCAACAGGCGAATCTTGTCCTAAAAAAGCGAAACAGGCGGAATAG
- a CDS encoding DMT family transporter has protein sequence MRSIWLGVLAALFFAFTFVLNRSMELSGGSWIWSASLRYVFMVPILLVIVMSRQKLKPLWIVMKERPGTWLLWSFIGFGLFYAPLCFASAYSPGWLIAGTWQVTIISGSLLVPLFTEVVQTVNGPVKVRGKIPIQGLMMSLIILVGILLMQNEQAQSISTQDFLFGFLPVIIASFAYPLGNRKMMEVCAGRLDAYQRVLGMTLASLPFWLLLSLYGVFSAGMPSKDQTIQSALVAVFSGVIATVLFFKATDQVRGNMQKLATVEATQSLEVLFALMGELIFLSIPTPSLLSWVGMFVVILGMVLHSYVAHYKKPDQRLVSKKIDTV, from the coding sequence TTGCGATCCATTTGGCTAGGTGTATTGGCTGCTTTGTTTTTTGCTTTTACATTTGTTCTCAATCGGTCTATGGAGCTGTCTGGCGGGAGCTGGATTTGGAGTGCTTCATTGCGGTATGTGTTTATGGTTCCTATTTTACTCGTCATTGTTATGAGCCGGCAGAAGCTTAAGCCTCTTTGGATCGTCATGAAGGAACGACCGGGAACATGGCTGTTATGGAGCTTCATCGGATTTGGCTTATTTTATGCTCCATTATGCTTCGCATCGGCTTATTCGCCGGGTTGGTTGATTGCGGGTACTTGGCAAGTTACCATTATTTCCGGTTCTCTGCTTGTGCCGTTATTTACAGAGGTTGTACAAACGGTGAACGGGCCAGTAAAGGTGCGCGGAAAAATCCCCATTCAAGGACTTATGATGTCTCTGATTATTTTAGTTGGAATTCTACTCATGCAAAACGAGCAGGCACAATCCATTTCTACACAAGATTTTTTGTTTGGCTTCCTGCCGGTCATCATTGCCTCCTTCGCATATCCATTAGGTAACCGCAAAATGATGGAGGTTTGTGCAGGACGGTTAGATGCCTATCAACGTGTGCTCGGGATGACTTTAGCCAGTTTGCCCTTCTGGTTATTGCTTTCACTATACGGAGTGTTCAGTGCAGGAATGCCAAGTAAGGATCAGACGATACAGTCTGCTCTGGTAGCCGTCTTTTCAGGAGTGATCGCGACGGTTCTATTTTTTAAAGCAACGGATCAGGTGCGCGGAAATATGCAAAAGCTGGCGACCGTTGAAGCAACACAATCTCTGGAAGTGCTGTTCGCATTAATGGGGGAACTGATCTTTTTATCCATCCCAACTCCGTCACTTCTATCATGGGTGGGTATGTTCGTCGTCATCCTCGGTATGGTTCTGCACAGCTATGTTGCACACTATAAGAAACCGGATCAACGACTGGTATCCAAAAAGATAGACACGGTCTAA